In Dryobates pubescens isolate bDryPub1 chromosome 15, bDryPub1.pri, whole genome shotgun sequence, the following proteins share a genomic window:
- the LOC104310224 gene encoding ATP-dependent DNA helicase DDX11 isoform X1, producing the protein MQFLRDELLVEVKDIEQLVALGRETKACPYYGSRFAIPAAQLVVLPYQMLLHEPTRSAAGIKLKGQVVIIDEAHNLIDTITCIHSAEVSGSQLCCAHSQLSQYMERYRKRLKAKNLMYIKQILYMLEQFVAVLGGNVNQNPNCQAVPQAGTVLKSINDFLFQSQIDNINLFKVQRYCQKSLISRKLFGFVERYGGPATGVKTNKNQNLAGLQSFLLTLQQGSDKEAGTPPSHPPVEAEIEQLRAASPLMQVEGFLSALTNANQDGRVILSRQGTVGQSSLKFLLLNPAVHFAKVVEESRAVIIAGGTMQPVADFREQLLSRAGVDPARVVEFSCGHVIPPENILPIILCSGPSNQQLEFTYQTRDRPQMMEETGRILCNLCNVVPGGVVCFFPSYDYEKQVYAHWEKTGLLTRLAAKKKVFQEPKKASQVEQVLVEYAKCIKRCSQAGGQMTGALLLSVVGGKMSEGINFSDELGRCVVMVGMPYPNIKSPELQEKMAWLDKTMPRAAGQAPSRVLIENLCMKAVNQSIGRAIRHQKDFASILLLDHRYGSAAILSKLPQWIRERTQVKATFGAAFAELRKFHRGK; encoded by the exons ATGCAGTTTCTCCGTGATGAACTTCTCGTGGAGGTGAAGGACATTGAGCAGTTGGTGGCTCTGGGGAGAGAGACCAAAGCCTGCCCATACTATGGGAGTCGATTTGCcattcctgctgctcag ctggtggtgctgccctATCAGATGCTCttgcatgagcctaccaggagCGCTGCTGGGATCAAGCTGAAGGGCCAGGTTGTAATCATTGACGAAGCCCACAACCTCATAGACACCATCACCTGTATCCATAGTGCAGAAGTCAGTGGCTCTCAG ctgtgctgtgcccactCCCAGCTGTCGCAGTACATGGAGCGATACAG GAAACGTTTGAAGGCAAAGAACTTGATGTACATTAAGCAGATCCTGTATATGCTGGAGCAgtttgtggctgtgctgggag GTAATGTGAACCAAAATCCAAACTGTCAGGCTGTTCCTCAAGCAG ggACAGTGCTAAAATCCATCAATGACTTTCTGTTTCAGAGCCAGATTGACAATATCAACCTCTTCAAG GTTCAGCGTTACTGCCAGAAGAGCCTCATCAGCAGGAAG CTTTTTGGGTTTGTGGAGCGATATGGAGGCCCTGCCACAGGTGTGAAGACCAACAAGAACCAGAACTTGGCTGGCTTGCAGAGCTTTCTTCTGACCCTCCAGCAGGGATCTGATAAAGAGG CAGGTACCCCCCCGAGCCATCCTCCTGTGGAGGCTGAGATCGAGCAGCTCCGAGCTGCTTCTCCACTGATGCAGGTTGAAGGATTTCTCTCGGCCCTGACAAATGCAAACCAAGATGGCAGAGTCATTCTCAGCAGGCAAG gCACAGTTGGTCAGAGCAGCCTCAAATTCCTCTTGCTGAATCCAGCTGTCCATTTTGCCAAGGTGGTAGAAGAAAGCCGTGCTGTGATCATTGCTGGGGGCACCATGCAGCCG GTGGCTGATTTCcgagagcagctgctgtcccGTGCCGGTGTGGACCCTGCACGTGTTGTGGAGTTCTCCTGTG GGCATGTGATTCCTCCAGAAAACATTTTACCCATAATCCTCTGCAGTGGACCTTCCAACCAGCAGCTGGAGTTCACCTACCAGACAAGAGACCGTCCCCAGATG ATGGAGGAGACAGGTCGAATCCTCTGCAACCTGTGCAACGTGGTTCCGGGGGGGGTGGTGTGCTTCTTCCCCTCCTATGACTACGAGAAGCAGGTGTATGCACACTGGGAGAAGACAGGGCTGCTCACACGACTGGCAGCCAAGAAGAAG GTCTTTCAGGAGCCTAAGAAAGCCAGCCAGGTGGAGCAGGTGCTGGTGGAATATGCCAAGTGCATAAAG cgctgcagccaggcaggaggacaGATGACAGGggccctgctgctttctgtggttGGAGGTAAAATGAGTGAAGGCATCAACTTCTCTGACGAGCTGGGAAG GTGTGTGGTTATGGTAGGAATGCCTTACCCCAACATTaaatctccagagctccaggaAAAAATGGCTTGGCTTGACAAAACCATG cccagagctgctggccaggcacCTAGCAGAGTGCTGATTGAAAACCTGTGCATGAAGGCAGTGAACCAGTCCATAG gcagagccatTCGCCACCAGAAGGACTTCGCaagcatcctgctgctggaccACAGGTATGGAAGCGCTGCCATCCTCAGCAAACTGCCCCAGTGGATCAGGGAGAGAACCCAGGTGAAAGCCACCTTTGGAGCAGCATTTGCAGAGCTAAGGAAG TTCCATCGAGGGAAGTGa
- the LOC104310224 gene encoding ATP-dependent DNA helicase DDX11 isoform X2 gives MQFLRDELLVEVKDIEQLVALGRETKACPYYGSRFAIPAAQLVVLPYQMLLHEPTRSAAGIKLKGQVVIIDEAHNLIDTITCIHSAEVSGSQLCCAHSQLSQYMERYRKRLKAKNLMYIKQILYMLEQFVAVLGGNVNQNPNCQAVPQAGTVLKSINDFLFQSQIDNINLFKVQRYCQKSLISRKLFGFVERYGGPATGVKTNKNQNLAGLQSFLLTLQQGSDKEAGTPPSHPPVEAEIEQLRAASPLMQVEGFLSALTNANQDGRVILSRQGTVGQSSLKFLLLNPAVHFAKVVEESRAVIIAGGTMQPVADFREQLLSRAGVDPARVVEFSCGHVIPPENILPIILCSGPSNQQLEFTYQTRDRPQMMEETGRILCNLCNVVPGGVVCFFPSYDYEKQVYAHWEKTGLLTRLAAKKKVFQEPKKASQVEQVLVEYAKCIKRCSQAGGQMTGALLLSVVGGKMSEGINFSDELGSPELLARHLAEC, from the exons ATGCAGTTTCTCCGTGATGAACTTCTCGTGGAGGTGAAGGACATTGAGCAGTTGGTGGCTCTGGGGAGAGAGACCAAAGCCTGCCCATACTATGGGAGTCGATTTGCcattcctgctgctcag ctggtggtgctgccctATCAGATGCTCttgcatgagcctaccaggagCGCTGCTGGGATCAAGCTGAAGGGCCAGGTTGTAATCATTGACGAAGCCCACAACCTCATAGACACCATCACCTGTATCCATAGTGCAGAAGTCAGTGGCTCTCAG ctgtgctgtgcccactCCCAGCTGTCGCAGTACATGGAGCGATACAG GAAACGTTTGAAGGCAAAGAACTTGATGTACATTAAGCAGATCCTGTATATGCTGGAGCAgtttgtggctgtgctgggag GTAATGTGAACCAAAATCCAAACTGTCAGGCTGTTCCTCAAGCAG ggACAGTGCTAAAATCCATCAATGACTTTCTGTTTCAGAGCCAGATTGACAATATCAACCTCTTCAAG GTTCAGCGTTACTGCCAGAAGAGCCTCATCAGCAGGAAG CTTTTTGGGTTTGTGGAGCGATATGGAGGCCCTGCCACAGGTGTGAAGACCAACAAGAACCAGAACTTGGCTGGCTTGCAGAGCTTTCTTCTGACCCTCCAGCAGGGATCTGATAAAGAGG CAGGTACCCCCCCGAGCCATCCTCCTGTGGAGGCTGAGATCGAGCAGCTCCGAGCTGCTTCTCCACTGATGCAGGTTGAAGGATTTCTCTCGGCCCTGACAAATGCAAACCAAGATGGCAGAGTCATTCTCAGCAGGCAAG gCACAGTTGGTCAGAGCAGCCTCAAATTCCTCTTGCTGAATCCAGCTGTCCATTTTGCCAAGGTGGTAGAAGAAAGCCGTGCTGTGATCATTGCTGGGGGCACCATGCAGCCG GTGGCTGATTTCcgagagcagctgctgtcccGTGCCGGTGTGGACCCTGCACGTGTTGTGGAGTTCTCCTGTG GGCATGTGATTCCTCCAGAAAACATTTTACCCATAATCCTCTGCAGTGGACCTTCCAACCAGCAGCTGGAGTTCACCTACCAGACAAGAGACCGTCCCCAGATG ATGGAGGAGACAGGTCGAATCCTCTGCAACCTGTGCAACGTGGTTCCGGGGGGGGTGGTGTGCTTCTTCCCCTCCTATGACTACGAGAAGCAGGTGTATGCACACTGGGAGAAGACAGGGCTGCTCACACGACTGGCAGCCAAGAAGAAG GTCTTTCAGGAGCCTAAGAAAGCCAGCCAGGTGGAGCAGGTGCTGGTGGAATATGCCAAGTGCATAAAG cgctgcagccaggcaggaggacaGATGACAGGggccctgctgctttctgtggttGGAGGTAAAATGAGTGAAGGCATCAACTTCTCTGACGAGCTGGGAAG cccagagctgctggccaggcacCTAGCAGAGTGCTGA
- the LOC128897833 gene encoding putative ATP-dependent RNA helicase DDX11-like protein 8: MAALYSALEAGCVGIFESPTGTGKSLSLICGALSWLRDFEEKKHQEEARLLALEDSGQEGKKQLTSVEPGHPDSRDTAGEPDWVTAFVQKKEARDVVDRLKEEQLKRKRREARLEQLRHTAQLKYGVKRKRAEEDETRRLLQLSREVLSEGAGVDVLEKLDHNEEELILADYESDEDKKVIPGLEDDDDDDLEEEHVTKIYYCSRTHSQLSQFVHEVQKSPFGKDTRLVSLASRQNLCVNEEVRRLGALQVINDRCMEMQKNKHGRNASSLGKQSLIKLVAQSGDSLHCHQF, translated from the exons ATGGCGGCGCTGTACAGCGCGCTGGAGGCAGGCTGCGTCGGGATCTTCGAGAGCCCCACGGGCACG GGAAAGTCGCTGAGTCTTATCTGCGGGGCCCTCTCCTGGCTCCGAGACTTTGAGGAGAAAAAGCATCAGGAGGAGGCGCGACTTCTGGCGCTGGAGGACAGCgggcaggaagggaagaaacagCTGACCTCGGTGGAGCCAGGACACCCAGACAGCAGAGACACTGCTGGGGAACCGGACTGGGTCACAGCGTTTGTGCAGAAGAAAGAAGCGCGAGACGTGGTGGACCGGCTGAAG gaggagcagctgaagaggaagagGCGGGAAGCTCGTCTGGAGCAGCTTCGCCATACGGCGCAGTTAAAATACGGGGTGAAGAGGAAG agagctgaggaggatGAGACAAGGCgacttctgcagctcagcagggaggtTCTGTCAGAGGGAGCCGGAGTGGAtgtgctggagaagctggaTCACAATGAGGAGGAGCTGATCCTTGCTGACTATGAGAGCGATGAAGACAAGAAAGTGATACCTGG GCTTGAAGATGACGATGATGATGATTTGGAAGAGGAGCATGTCACTAAG ATCTACTACTGCAGCCGCACTCACTCCCAGCTGTCTCAGTTTGTGCATGAGGTGCAAAAGAGTCCTTTTGGCAAAGACACACGGCTGGTCTCCTTGGCATCCAGGCAG AACCTGTGTGTGAATGAGGAGGTGCGGCGCCTGGGGGCTCTCCAGGTCATCAATGACCGCTGCATGGAGATGCAAAAGAACAAACACGGTAGGAACGCTTCCAGCCTGGGAAAGCAGTCACTGATAAAGCTGGTAGCACAGTCTGGAGACAGCCTGCACTGCCATCAGTTCTAG